The stretch of DNA AGTATAACCAACAAACTCCCTGTTTTCTCCCTAACAACTCTCTCAGCCAAATCTAATGACCACAATCCAGCTATCTTTCTTACATAACCTTCAACCACAACCTTAATAAACAACAATACTCCAAGACACAGTGCCACTTTTGCAACATGTTTGATATACCCTTTTGCTGAGACTCTCCAATTTAGTAGATTGACAATACAAGCACAAGCATAGAGGGGAAACCAGAAGTACCAATCTATGGAAGAAACTATCAGATATTAAAACAAAAACCCAAtatgattaaaacataaaaaaaaacaataaaactgGAAGTATACCAGGGTCATTTAATTGAACTGATGAAGAAAAACCAAACATAATTGCCATTAGCAGAGAGCAGCAGGTGAAAAGATTTCTGGGTTTTGCCATTTTATTAGGTTGAACATggaaaactaatttaattattatgatATATGCGTGT from Gossypium hirsutum isolate 1008001.06 chromosome D04, Gossypium_hirsutum_v2.1, whole genome shotgun sequence encodes:
- the LOC121216261 gene encoding uncharacterized protein: MAKPRNLFTCCSLLMAIMFGFSSSVQLNDPDWYFWFPLYACACIVNLLNWRVSAKGYIKHVAKVALCLGVLLFIKVVVEGYVRKIAGLWSLDLAERVVREKTGSLLVILSMVLHLVCLSEPEDLKQRKTRKIVGRGVVAYGMAGLVAFSYGLPFVFFVIQKGELSF